GCCGCCCAGACCCCGCTCAGTGTACAAGTCCACCTCATCCAGGGAGGACAAGTGGTAGGAGTATGGCTCAGACGGGGGCGACTGAATCGGGAAGAAGTCAGCCACTGGGCTGTAAGAGGGCGGCGCGGCCACAGGGTACAGCGAAGGGCTCGGGCGGAGGATTTCATCCTTCAGGTCTTCTTCTGTGTCGACGAACAGTGGCTCCTTGCGCAGGCTGAGCGAGGCCTTCAGCACTGGCTTGCTGGCTTGGTGCCAGTGTCCTGCGCTGTCTGTTACATCCACCGACTTGGACGGCCGACCGCTTCGCCTTAGATGGGCACGGTCCATGTCCAGCGGCCGCACCGACAGGCGGGACAAGTCTCCTGTAAGGCTGTCCCGTCGGCGGAGGGCATCAGCGCACCCTGCAGCATCTTCTCTGGTGTTCCTCCTCACCTCCACAGCCTCCAGCTCCGAGGCAAAGCCCCGAGACATGGACACCACCTCGCCGAGCAGACGGCACTCAGCCTGGGCCAGGAGCAGCTCGAAGGCCAGCTGCCGGAGGTGCGAGGCTCCACCTGGATGGTCCCGAACATGGTACTGCAGCTCCTGGTCTCTTGAGTAGCCCATGGAGCGCAGCAGCGAACGCAGGTCTGCGTCACATATCACCGACCGCAACTGGTACACGTACGGCCCTGTGAAGGTCTGCAAGAGTGAGAGAACAGTCAAAAGAAAAGATGTTTATTGCGTTCATGTGGTCATGTCACATTTTTCACATTCACAAACTTTAAAGGCTGAATAATTACAGTACAGTCTCTCTGACACTACACATTTCACACTGAAATACAACCAAAAATTAACATCTTTACATGTGTGCTTCACTGAAGAAACAACCACAATGAATCTCTTAATCTGTTTGCTCACTTTAATGCAGCGGAACTCTTTCTTCCAGGGAAAGAGCAGTAAGTTGGTACAGATGGTTTCCAGCGTCGCAAAGGCCGTCTCCAATGTCCGCAAGTTTGCGCTCCTCTGAGTCCTCAGGGAGTTCTCCGCAGTTTCGTAGAAGCGAACCATGCGGAAGCGCTGCCCTGGATCCAGCTGGTACGAGCCCAACAGTGCTGTTGCAGTAGATATCAGTGCCTCCTCAGTCTTGGCTCCTTGTCGATCTCCTTCAGCGGCCGCCTCCTCAAGCCGATTCTCCAAAGATGCCACATACCTGCGGAATAGATCTTCTCGCAACTTGGCATCCATCGGTGGCAGTGGGCTGCGTAGCATGCAACCTCTTATCCTACAATCCAGCAGTTTCTTTTAAACGCGACTCCTTGCCATCTCAAGTCCTCACACGGTGCAGTGTGACGGGGGACAATCAGCAAGCTGCGGCCATCCTCCTACGAGCAATTTGGAATAATGAAAGTGAAGATGTGCTTGGTTTAATTTGGGCGTACGCCTTGCCCAGGGCTTGTAATGGGCATCTCTGGGTTGCTCATTAGCCAAAAGACCTCAAAAGGAGGAACATGACATGAGAAGGTGGTTGATTTGGGAGCTGGATGGAGAGTCCTCAATGTATTAAGCCCTCACTGCCAGGCTTCCCCCCCCTGCAGCATTTGAAGATCAGGGTTTGTGGAGAGGAGCACACATTAAAAACACCATGTCCAATGCTGCCAGCTGCTGCAACGACAGAAGAacaaaacctgtttgaaaacaccCCTCAGGCTGCAGTCTAATAAGTGAGGACTTGCCTCAGTCACAGAGCTAGTTCATAATACATGCACACCTCACAGagaccaaagcagaccaggagaaGGACAAGTACATAATCACAATGGTCTAAATTATAGTTTGAGCTAGATTCAATCTGTTTGACATTTTCTctggttttatttgtttgttttggttttttgaaTAATAATGTGTGGACAATTCTTTGGATTTGATTTGTAAGGGTTCAACTAGAGATACACCGATTCAGTGTTAAGAACTATAATTGacagcatatacaaacaaaaatctactcttttttttttaatgcaaaaaatgtaaaaagaaattacaaataataataataaaataaaattaaacattacaatttcCCCCAATCTGGACTAAGTTACAGATGTCCTCTGACTTAAACAACTCTCAAAAGTGCTCTgtgacagaaaaaataaaagaggTAGAAATGAGTTGCTGTAACAAAACAGATGCCCTTTCccacaatgtttataaatgggcATTTTTTTCTGACCTTATTAAATGTTTGTATCATCTTTCACATACAATTCATACATTGTTTCACATAATTCAGTTAGAATAATAAAGGAAGTGTAGAGTTGTCATCATTTGAATGAAATCAGCATCAACAAACTCTATCTTTCCAtggctgcatctgaagtggcgttaaatgtactgtatttacacAGACTGGTTAATGAAGCTGAGAGCTGATTGTTAGAAGATCTTTACTATACAAATAAGAAATGCTGGGATAAATGCAATGACACTTTTAATATGAACCCAATCCACCAGCAGATGGCGGTAAATGACTGTTtgaatgagtgagtcatttagtcattcattcaaccgattcgttcaaacggctgattcatttagAACGGCTCACTAGGTGTTTCTCAAGGATCCTTGGAAGCAAGTATTTCgcggatgctacgtcatcgacatccgtcgaaggactgttccaatgtcgaggatcctcagaatttcaaccaaggactgagtccttcgttcaaataatatcccatacacaggaaaggatgcatatgtgtatccttcacgctctcaaatcacccacaatcctatacgagcagctttgctatctaacgttagttcaaaaattcaaaaatgttgaaCGTTAACGTAGTcagagcgttaacggtttttatttacgttgccaaacatttgttataactgtagtaaatataagtaaagtttgacgtttaaatgcaaGTACAAATaactaccgtattgatattgtaaattatacaaatacaaatggttaacagaaccggacctgtcatttaacaattggttgcgtcatcggcatttcttttataaataactagttaagttgtccaaagtaatttaatgataccattcacagcgttattcaaacggacattttcactgacgtaatgacgcattaacatgcacttgctagcctgttccatttacgtgttctccgaatgctaaagaggagtctcgcctagcctctgaaggaagtgacttggaaggatcagtcctaccaaagaagtatccttgacattgagaaacgcttACTGAATCCTTGACTCACTTgcttcgttcaaatggctgattcattcagaacgGCTCACTGAATACTTGACTCACTTGATTCGTTCAAAAATTTATTCAGTAATGAAACGTGCTGCTGAGACAAACAACAGTTCTGCTGTGGATTGGAATGATTTTTATTTGCGAAATTGtgcaaaaactataaaatataagtCACTTCattttaacttcttgtttattgaactactATTGTATAAAAACAGTGTCACGTTGCGACATGTTTACATGTGTATGGGTGCAGATGTGACATCGAAACGGGCCAGCTCAGAATTGGCACGGGGTGAGGCTGACCGACCCATGATCCCCGGTCTGGGAAGGTCACACGGAAAATCGTCTGATTCCGGTCCCTGGCCGGTCAATCGGTGCATCTCTAGATCCAACTGAGAGAAATGTGTGAGAGTTTGCATCCTGCTCCTAGACGACAGAATACCATTTTgggaacatttttaatttatactttattttttctaTACAAGCAACATATACACAGCAAGTGTTTCACTATAATAAACATGATGAGTCTATTTTTGGTGGcagttaaaaaaactaaaaagcacAATGGACTAAACTTTTGACCTGTTTATTTCCATGAATGCTAGAGTTAAGACAGCCAGCAGCGAAGCGCCTGGGACTGTGTTTCGATCAGACAGTTAGTATTCACTGCTCAGGTGATCGGTTTAAAAATGTCTGCGCAAGACCAAGTTCCCATCAGCAGAGATGAACAACAGTACATCCAACAGTGCATCCAGGGGTCCTGCATTCATTCAGATGAATGGAACAGAtagctttctccaggtattataaACATGTCCCTGGCTGAAACCAGTTGACTGGTCAATTGTGTGAATGACAGAATTCAGAACTTTCCCCACAGCTCTGCAGGCACAGGTTTCAGTGATGCAGGCTGTCATTTCAAAATGCTACATTCACACTAAGACTAAACATCAGGCATGTACATGTACTTCATCAAGAGTGTGTCAATACATCACAATATCGTAATCACAACATCTTAACGAACATGGTAAAGCTAAAAACTCCAGCTAAACCCATCAGGGTTCGCAGAGAACACGGTAAAGTGTTAATAACTAATTCTATTATATCTGCATTCCACTGCTACAGTGACACAAACAGTGACGTGTGTTAGCCACACAGCTAGTCTGACAATCTCCTTTACTTTAACGTTACAGCAAATAAATCTGTCAACGCAGCAGTCCGGCTGATCTGTGCCCACAAAtaggattgttgttgttgttgtttttaaagggaCAGACATTACTGAAGTCGTCACTCTACTCTAACTCGTTTCAACCTCATCTTTGACAGCTATCAGATGCAGCTAGCACAGCACGGCTAACATTAGCGCAGTTGCAGGGCCCTGTAAATACACACACCACGAACTTTAACAGTACATTGTACAACGATAACTTGTTAATTACctcagtaaaaacaatatgtgaaTGTAAACATGCCTGTTCAGTGTCACACAGAGCTAGTTAGGTCCATTACCGAGCCGCCCTCTCCCCATCATTCAGTGCCTCTTACCTTCATGTTCCGCTGGAAATCCCCATCGCCGCACTGCGCATGCGCCACACTACCTCCCCTGCGCGCTCCCGAGGCTGCAGGCTGCAGGAACGTTCGATTGATTCAGAGAGTCGGTTCGCCTTCACGATTCGATTCAGTGGAGTCATCGCTCAAAATAGTTCCCAGAAGGCTCCGCGCGGCGCTTAACGCCTTCTTTTCTGAGcgttaaataaatgtttgctcAAACGCCGTGCTGTTTTCAGTTACCTTACACGCATTAAGTTTTTAAGTGTATGAGTCAGTCGGTGAAAATGTGCTCCAGTTTGTTGCTTTCGTTCCAGTTGACACCccttttttcttcagtaaaataTCTCAGCCACCTCAGTTTCACCCTCGAAAATAATCTACCTCGCAGTCGAGTGATTCATTTTCACACTCAGGCCTTCCGAATCATTTAAAAGATCCGGTTCATGTCCGCGATTCGCTCAGGAATCGGATACCACTAGCCATATCGCACTCATAACTCCTCAATAAAAGACTACACGCACACTCTAGGTAGTACATTGCAATCATTTGTTTACCTACAACGCTTTTTGTTGTCATTGGTCAAACGAGGCAGTAATGCTGTATTTCCTCACGCGTGTGCACGAGATCAGCTGAGTAGATGCTCCTCCCTTGTTAGAGTTCAAGAAGACGGAACCCAGCGCAGCAGACATGGCTATGCTCACAACACAGCCCCAAACTGATGTGATCGATGCGGAATACGAGGACTACCTCTGCCCCGTGTGTCTGGAGATATTCATCTCTCCGATGACCACAGATTGCGGACACACGTGAGTATCCTCGCGGGCTCGAGCCTCGCAGCAGTAACTTCTCGTTTGACATGTTGATTAGTTTCATGTTAATCAAGTTATCACGTGAAACCGACGCGCATCCTCCATGCCTTGTAATTAAATATCTACATGGCCGTGTTTAATAATCATTAATGAATGCAATTGTGATGAGAATTTCTCAAGAGAGAAATTGGTTACTTTCAGTTTTGCTTGTGTACAAAACTTGTGCAGTGTGGCATGCTGGGAGTTGTAGTGCTCGCTTAATCATGCCTTTAATTTGGATAAAACTACAACATATTGCTCTTCTATGAatactttttggatgaattttaAAGCTCGTACATAACTGACAATCATAACATCAGTATAACTGATTACAAGAGAAATACCATGATACCTTATTGACAGCCTGCctggatatatgtgtgtgtgtgtgtgtgtgtgtgtgtgtgtcttctatGTTTTAGTGAAGATAACTCCTTTTGTTTTGGCCAGGTTCTGTGAGAGCTGTCTTAAGGAGTGCTTGCGTCCCCAGAAACCTGTGTGTGCAGTCTGCAGGTCTGACC
This Carassius gibelio isolate Cgi1373 ecotype wild population from Czech Republic chromosome A23, carGib1.2-hapl.c, whole genome shotgun sequence DNA region includes the following protein-coding sequences:
- the LOC127944698 gene encoding spermatogenesis-associated protein 2, whose amino-acid sequence is MLRSPLPPMDAKLREDLFRRYVASLENRLEEAAAEGDRQGAKTEEALISTATALLGSYQLDPGQRFRMVRFYETAENSLRTQRSANLRTLETAFATLETICTNLLLFPWKKEFRCIKTFTGPYVYQLRSVICDADLRSLLRSMGYSRDQELQYHVRDHPGGASHLRQLAFELLLAQAECRLLGEVVSMSRGFASELEAVEVRRNTREDAAGCADALRRRDSLTGDLSRLSVRPLDMDRAHLRRSGRPSKSVDVTDSAGHWHQASKPVLKASLSLRKEPLFVDTEEDLKDEILRPSPSLYPVAAPPSYSPVADFFPIQSPPSEPYSYHLSSLDEVDLYTERGLGGHQAPSRPQSREPRESRDSWVLKGHVMKCQGCGMGCPSLSSCQRCDMILCSSCHAVDPAPCCGFQDYSKTSRPLDGYMPIKEKLSVYSNAHSHTHPHPLPHAQSHSLLLDKAVMSTKLFPGKALGSGSSPVVGSISSGGERMSVGGSRCGFCNKPGASHTCVNCSKVSCDMCTGLYGSDVCTRKNPHHNFVPNHQLNFKSSTISHLVYR